From a single Eleginops maclovinus isolate JMC-PN-2008 ecotype Puerto Natales chromosome 2, JC_Emac_rtc_rv5, whole genome shotgun sequence genomic region:
- the gabarapl2 gene encoding gamma-aminobutyric acid receptor-associated protein-like 2 yields the protein MKWMFKEDHSLEHRCVESAKIRNKYPDRVPVIVEKVSGSQIVDIDKRKYLVPSDITVAQFMWIIRKRIQLPSEKAIFLFVDKTVPQSSLTMGQLYDKEKDEDGFLYVAYSGENTFGYKAFYTTRG from the exons agCACCGATGTGTGGAGTCAGCCAAAATACGCAACAAATATCCGGACAGAGTACCG GTGATCGTGGAGAAAGTTTCTGGCTCTCAGATTGTGGACATCGATAAGAGGAAGTACCTGGTGCCCTCTGACATCACAGTGGCCCAGTTCATGTGGATCATCAGGAAACGTATCCAACTGCCTTCGGAGAAAGCCATCTTCCTCTTCGTCGACAAAACCGTGCCCCAATCCAG TCTGACTATGGGCCAGCTGTACGACAAGGAGAAGGATGAGGACGGCTTCCTGTATGTGGCCTACAGCGGAGAGAACACCTTTGGTTACAAAGCCTTTTATACAACACGGGGTTAA